Proteins encoded in a region of the Ruegeria sp. AD91A genome:
- a CDS encoding helix-turn-helix transcriptional regulator, with translation MLDLKLNAPNVLKRLAVNEDSWNGVDFPFQGRGAYRMSSYYSSQGKKLFRRQFTSSAKLELHDQKTGKAAVAIADAGSMSLAYIRTTGHNVSVTETQRPTLLVLVSGGLLIRNEFLSFEHRGEPWVMMGRGSRETRAFSANGADCEAFVLSLPARLLGNRLKSLERLGGLMAGDVYLEEHVQLARLILALATQLTQIREAEMITDEAASWTTILTNQIERCVDSISGFKTAKAFENENMPGLGHVRQAEKFIAEQLQYISSITEIASHVGVSERTLQNAFRRVRGASPKLILNQSRLLRARDQLLNPDGPATVSAICNLCGIAHHGRFSKEYKKVFGESPVATLNARSGR, from the coding sequence ATGTTGGATCTTAAGCTCAACGCCCCAAACGTTCTAAAACGGCTCGCTGTCAACGAGGACTCGTGGAACGGGGTCGATTTTCCATTTCAGGGGCGTGGCGCGTATCGAATGAGTTCCTACTACTCTAGCCAAGGGAAAAAGCTATTTCGCCGTCAGTTCACGTCTAGTGCTAAACTCGAACTGCACGATCAAAAGACTGGTAAGGCTGCGGTTGCAATCGCCGATGCGGGCTCAATGAGCCTCGCCTATATCCGAACTACGGGACACAATGTCAGCGTAACAGAAACGCAGCGGCCCACTCTGTTGGTGCTTGTCTCCGGCGGTCTGTTGATACGGAATGAGTTCTTGAGTTTCGAGCATCGGGGCGAGCCATGGGTAATGATGGGCCGTGGATCTCGCGAAACCCGCGCGTTTTCAGCGAACGGAGCTGACTGCGAGGCCTTCGTGCTGTCCTTGCCCGCTCGACTTCTCGGCAACCGTCTCAAAAGCTTGGAAAGACTGGGCGGCCTGATGGCCGGTGACGTATACTTGGAAGAGCACGTACAGTTGGCACGATTGATCCTCGCCCTCGCCACGCAATTGACCCAGATCAGAGAAGCGGAGATGATAACAGATGAGGCCGCATCATGGACGACAATACTCACAAACCAGATCGAACGTTGTGTAGATTCTATTTCTGGCTTCAAAACGGCAAAGGCGTTCGAGAACGAAAACATGCCTGGCCTAGGCCACGTTCGACAGGCTGAGAAATTCATTGCTGAGCAACTTCAATATATTTCCAGTATCACCGAAATCGCAAGCCACGTAGGTGTGTCCGAGCGCACCCTTCAGAATGCTTTCCGCCGCGTAAGGGGAGCCAGTCCTAAATTGATTTTGAACCAGTCGCGACTTCTTCGGGCAAGAGACCAGTTGCTCAATCCGGATGGCCCAGCGACCGTATCTGCAATCTGCAACCTGTGCGGGATCGCACATCATGGACGTTTCAGCAAAGAATACAAAAAAGTCTTTGGTGAAAGCCCAGTCGCGACGCTGAACGCACGCAGTGGACGATGA
- a CDS encoding IS6 family transposase yields the protein MTKPDPFRYFKTSREIIRLAVMLYVRFPLSLRNVEDLLHERGIDVSHEAVRFWWHRFGPMFAAEIRKRRIVGMKSSKWRWHLDEMFVKINGERHYLWRAVDHEGEVLESFVTKTRDKKAALKFLKKTARKHGSPEVFVTDLLRSYGAALKEVGAVHKQETGRWLNNRAENSHLPFRRRERAMLRFRRMRSLQKFAAVHASVYNHFNQERSLTSRDIFKMTRSAALSEWRQLCSG from the coding sequence ATGACCAAGCCTGACCCATTTCGTTACTTCAAAACGAGCCGTGAGATCATCCGTCTGGCGGTGATGCTGTATGTTCGTTTCCCGCTGTCCCTTCGAAATGTCGAGGATCTTCTGCACGAACGCGGCATCGATGTCAGTCATGAGGCTGTGAGGTTCTGGTGGCATCGGTTCGGTCCAATGTTTGCGGCGGAAATCCGAAAACGGCGTATTGTTGGCATGAAATCGAGTAAGTGGCGCTGGCATCTTGACGAGATGTTCGTGAAGATCAACGGCGAGAGACACTACCTTTGGCGGGCCGTCGATCATGAAGGTGAAGTCTTGGAAAGCTTCGTGACGAAGACGCGCGACAAGAAGGCCGCGTTGAAATTCTTAAAGAAAACAGCGCGTAAGCACGGTTCCCCGGAGGTGTTCGTCACGGATCTGCTTCGCTCGTATGGCGCAGCCCTGAAAGAGGTCGGTGCAGTACACAAGCAGGAAACAGGCCGCTGGCTGAACAACCGCGCGGAGAATTCACATCTGCCGTTTCGACGACGAGAGCGAGCTATGCTTCGCTTCCGCCGCATGCGAAGTTTGCAGAAATTCGCCGCTGTCCACGCATCCGTCTACAACCACTTCAACCAGGAAAGATCACTCACAAGTCGAGACATCTTCAAGATGACACGCTCCGCCGCTCTATCCGAGTGGCGCCAGCTTTGTTCCGGATAG